In the Mastacembelus armatus chromosome 17, fMasArm1.2, whole genome shotgun sequence genome, one interval contains:
- the LOC113134401 gene encoding immunoglobulin lambda-1 light chain-like, translating to MLFLPAAALCCLCSALVVMTAELIQDQLSLTRRAGQTVSFSCAGTDQCDYDYVFWYQKKETETFTLILYIDKSDGAIAKGFNHPQEDDFSAVKKQNSCELQIQNVKPSHAATYYCSCWKLSSGGHLYLIFGSGTKLVVTDEQVVKPVVSVYPAASRAHLEGKSSLLCLASAMFPPLVQFSWKRQKENGQLEELPPDEREQLELRESGRTAAILLVHQPENSTYKYRCYVEHEGGRVEAQTEQEVPAPAASCPPEREPADLPAVQQADLVPLDPLDPVQSECRVKLLCLLYTVLIVKSLLYCCGLSLLMSLRNKGPSTCCSHAD from the exons ATGCTTttcctcccagctgctgctctgtgctgtctgtgttcag CGCTGGTTGTCATGACAGCAGAGCTGATCCAGGACCAGTTATCTCTGACCAGGAGAGCTGGTCAAACTGTCTCATTCAGCTGTGCAGGAACTGACCAGTGTGACTATGATTATGTTTTCTGGTAccagaagaaagaaacagaaacattcacactgaTTCTGTATATTGACAAGAGTGATGGTGCCATAGCTAAAGGCTTCAACCATCCTCAGGAAGATGATTTCtcagctgtgaagaaacagaacagctgtgagctgcagattcagaaCGTTAAACCCTCTCATGCAGCCACCTATTACTGCTCCTGTTGGAAGTTAAGCTcc gggGGACATTTGTACCTCATCTTTGGCTCTGGGACTAAACTGGTTGTAACAG ATGAGCAGGTAGTGAAGCCTGTGGTGAGCGTGTACCCAGCAGCATCCAGAGCCCACCTGGAGGGGAAGAGCTCCCTGCTGTGTCTGGCCTCAGCCATGTTTCCTCCTCTGGTCCAGTTCtcctggaaaagacagaaggagaacggccagctggaggagctgcccCCTGATGAGAGAGAGCAGCTGGAGCTCAGGGAGTCGGGACGCACCGCCGCCATCCTGCTGGTCCATCAGCCAGAGAACAGCACGTATAAATACCGCTGCTACGTGGAGCACGAGGGGGGCAGAGTGGAGGCCCAAACAGAACAAG aggtTCCAGCACCAGCAGCCTCCTGTCCTCCAGAGAGAGAGCCAGCAGACCTGCCAGCTGTGCAGCAAGCTGACT tggttCCCCTGGATCCTCTGGATCCTGTCCAGTCTGAGTGCAGGGtgaagctgctctgtctgctgtacACAGTGCTGATAGTGAAGAGTCTGCTGTACTGCTGTGGACTCTCTCTGCTGATGAGCCTCAGAAACAAGGGACCGtccacctgctgctcacatgctgactga
- the LOC113134439 gene encoding immunoglobulin lambda-1 light chain-like translates to MLFLPAAALCCLCSALVVMAAELIQDQLSLTRRAGQTVSFSCAGTDQCDNSYVYWYQKKDTETFTVILRFDKSNRQIYSGYNHPQKDDFSAVKKQNGCELQIQKVKPSHAATYYCSCVKYYFIFGSGTKLVVTDEQVVKPVVSVYPAASRAHLEGNSSLLCLASAMFPPLVRFSWKRQKENGQLEELPSAGREQLELRESGRTAAILLVHQPENSTYKYRCYVEHEGGRVEAQTEQEVPAPAASCPPEREPADLPAVQQADLVPLDPLDPVQSECRVKLLCLLYTVLIVKSLLYCCGLSLLMSLRNKGPSTCCSHAD, encoded by the exons ATGCTTttcctcccagctgctgctctgtgctgtctgtgttcag cgctggttgtcatggcagcagagCTGATCCAGGACCAGTTATCTCTGACCAGGAGAGCTGGTCAAACTGTCTCATTCAGCTGTGCAGGAACTGACCAGTGTGACAATAGTTATGTTTACTGGTACCAGaagaaagacacagaaacatttacagTGATTTTACGTTTTGATAAAAGTAATCGTCAAATTTATTCAGGCTACAACCATCCTCAGAAAGATGATTTCtcagctgtgaagaaacagaacggctgtgagctgcagattcagaaaGTTAAACCCTCTCATGCAGCCACCTACTACTGCTCCTGTGTGAA GTACTACTTCATCTTTGGCTCTGGGACTAAACTGGTTGTAACAG ATGAGCAGGTAGTGAAGCCTGTGGTGAGCGTGTACCCAGCAGCATCCAGAGCCCACCTGGAGGGGAACAGCTCCCTGCTGTGTCTGGCCTCAGCCATGTTTCCTCCTCTGGTCCGGTTCtcctggaaaagacagaaggagaacggccagctggaggagctgcccTCTGCTGGGAGAGAGCAGCTGGAGCTCAGGGAGTCAGGACGCACCGCCGCCATCCTGCTGGTCCATCAGCCAGAGAACAGCACGTATAAATACCGCTGCTACGTGGAGCACGAGGGGGGCAGAGTGGAGGCCCAAACAGAACAAG aggttccagctccagcagcctcCTGTCCTCCAGAGAGAGAGCCAGCAGACCTGCCAGCTGTGCAGCAAGCTGACT tggttCCTCTGGATCCTCTGGATCCTGTCCAGTCTGAGTGCAGGGtgaagctgctctgtctgctgtacACAGTGCTGATAGTGAAGAGTCTGCTGTACTGCTGTGGACTCTCTCTGCTGATGAGCCTCAGAAACAAGGGACCGtccacctgctgctcacatgctgactga